The Phragmites australis chromosome 13, lpPhrAust1.1, whole genome shotgun sequence DNA window GGAGGGCGACAAGGTCCCCAACGATGTGGAAGACGGTGTAGGAGGACAGGCACGATAGTGCCCCCATAGCCGCGGAGGTCGGGTGCGACGCAGTGGTAGCCCCACGCCGCCAGGTACCCCATCTGGTGACGCCACGAGTACCACAACTCCGAGAAGCCGTGCACGAACAGCACCACAGAGGCGGTGGTGCTCCGCCTCTCCTCCCAGGCTGACGTCGTTGCCCACTGACTCGCCTCCAAGCATCCCCGCCCACGCGCCGCCGTCGACCGGATCTGGGAGGACAGGGAGGGAAGACAAGATCGACGAGAGGAAAATGGATCGGGAAGTCGGGGCGCTGCAGCTCCGTCCTGGTCTTGGATGGTCACCGTGGTGGCGGGAGTGCACGGGACGAAGCGGTAGTTGAGGATGGCGTGGGGGAGGCACTCGCCAAATGTGGTGTGCGTGAGAACGACGCTAGAGCGTGCGTCAAAATAGGGAGGGTGATAGGAGATGGGTTTTTTTTTGGCTGAACTAGCTAAAAACCAGATATAGTGAGTGATAGCTGTTttattggagatgctctaaggggctgtttggttgtcTCTAGTTTTATGGTCGGGCTCTCCGCATGTAGAATCCTTTGGTtgctcttttttgtttggttgcatgTACCATCCCCGCAGTCTGGTTTATCCGATGCAAAATCACTGTTATAGTCTGGCTCCTTagaaacaaatttctttcataTTTCTCCCGAGCCAGACTACGATAATGATGATATTAATGTATAATTAGTGAGTATTAActtatattagtatattttaaattagattaaaacttaatatgataaattaagtactatagagtgtatttatgtaaaataaaCATCATGATAACACTTGctttttatttcaatctcatACAATATATACTCCTACAAGTAActaaatacaatattttctcaATCAAATTGTTCGCATACAACAATAAAACAAATAGCATTACATGAACACAGTGTGACTTAAATGAGCTTACCTCACTGGATACGAGCAAGACTATCAAACGAGCAACTAAACGGCCCTAAGTGAACTCGACCTGCGCTTGGGCGGCGTCTGCGCGACCCTGGAGGCCTGGACGACCTGCGCTTGGGCTTGACCGCCACAGCAGCGAGGGGAGGCGGAGAGTCCGGCCGGTCCCAGCACGTCCTCGGTGTCCTCcatctccggcggcggcggaatgCGCAGCCAGTGCCACGCGAGGTTGCGAACTGCCGCGGCGCGTGACAACTGGGCTTCAAGTGCTGGGCTGAGATTGCTGGGTCATGGGCTTTGGATGGAGCACAGCGCCGCGCAACCCGAGTTGATTGGGCTGGCGTTGGGTCGTAACCCAAACGTAATTTTGGGCCGGTCTTTCACGTATCCGCGCCGTTCTCCGCAGCGGTTGCTCGCTCCGTCGGCACTCCCGCAGCGCCAGAGAGGTCCCAAGCGCGCGAGAACCCAACCCAAAcgacgcggcgcggcgcggcgcgcgtCCACGTGCACCCACGCGTGTCGCTCCTGCCCGTGCCCATGCGTGCCGTGGCATATCTCGTCGTTCCTCCACGTGTAAAAGGCACACCACGGCTTCACCTTCCGGCCTTCTACaagcatcggcggcggcggatttAAGCCGTTAGGCACGGCGGGTCACAGTACACGGTGTACTCTGCTCGTTCGCTAGCTTCTTGTTCCCAGCTGATGCGAACTCATCCGATGCGACAACGCGCCGCCGCCATGATGAACGTCATGGCCATCGGGCTCGTCCTCTCCACCTTGGCCGCCGCGGGCGTCTGGTCGCCCGCGCCGCCACCCTCAGCCCAGCAGCACGGGGACCACGTCGTCCGGGAGGGCCGACGCGTGGTCATCGTCGAGTACGAGCGGGAGCGCCCGCTCTCGCCCGGCGTCAAGGAGGTGCGCGTCCTGTCAGACCATGGCCCCCtcgtcggcggcgagggcggcgacAAGGTATTCCACGAGGCCGGAGGCGTGGTCTCTGACGCGGCCGGCAAGGTAGCTggcgcggcggaggagggcgaGGAGAAGATGTCCGATGCCAAGGTGAGCGCCAAGGGCGGTGACCTCGGCGCGGTCAAGCGGTGCAAGGACAGGCTCTGCGGCGCGGGCAGGAAAGTAGAAGAGGGCGCTAAAGACGCGACGTCGCGTGTCGAGCATGGCGCGGAGGACGCGGTCCGAGGCGCCAAGGAGATGATCTCGGATGCCAAGGACAGCGCTGAGAACAAGGCGTACGACGCCGCGTCGCAGGGGAAGGAGACCGTGAAGAGCGCCAGGGACAAGATCTTCGAAGCAGCCGGTAAAGCCAAGGAGAAGGAGTCGGACATCATGCACGGAGCAGCTGAAGCCGCGAAGAGTGCGAAAGATAGGGTGTCTGAGGCGGCCAAGAACGCCAAGGACAGCGCCGAGGATACTGTCAAGAGCGCCAAGGACAGGGTCGCCGACATCGCCGAGAGAGCCGAGGAGTACGCGGAAGACGCCGCCGAGCGCGCGGCGGACAAGGCCGCGGAAGCCGAGGAGGCCGTGAAGGCGAAGGCCGGCGAGGTGACCAAGAACCTGACCGACATCGCGCGTAGGGCGTGGGACGTGGCGTCCGACGCCGCCGCGTACCTCCTCGGTGGGCCAAGGGAGGCCGTGCGCACCGCGACGGCCGTGATGCACCTCCTGGGCTTCGCCACGGCCTATGGCACCTGCGTCTGGGTGACGTTCGTGTCCAGCTACGTGCTCGCTTCGGAGCTGCCAAGGCAGCAGCTCGGCATGCTGCAGAGCAAGCTGTTCCCGTTGTACTTCCGCGCCATGGCCTACGGCGTCGGCCTGGTGCTCGCCGCGCACCTGCTCGGGCGAGAGCGGAGCTCCCTCGCGTCGCGCGCCCAGAGCTTCAACGTGCTCGCCGCGCTCTCCCTGATCCTCGCCAACATGCTGCTTCTGGAGCCAAAGGCCACCAAAGTAAGTTCTTTTCAAAGTTCTTTCGCATGGATGTCTGCAGACACGCGTTCCATAGTCCCTCAAATTGCGCCATCCAATTGTAGGTGATGTTTGAAAGGATGAAAgtggagaaggaagaaggcagGGGACGGGACATGGCGGATATCGACGACCCACCGGCCGGCAGCATTGCGACGACGGCCACCAACACCGCCACTGCCGCCCGCGCAGAAGCGGCAGCAGCACGTACTGCCGTCGACGGCGTGGCGACGACGGGCGACGCGGAGATGTCCAAGAGCAGGATGGCGAGGCTGAACAAGCGGCACAAGAAGCTCAACAGCTACTCGTCCCTGTGCAACGTGCTGTCGCTGATGGCCCTCACCTGGCACCTCGTGCACCTCGCCCGCCGCCTCCAGACGGGCACTGCCTGCTAGGCTGGTCTGCGCTCATCTTTGGCTCCCCCGTGCTCTGCAGCTCTTCGTCGTCTCGTTGTACTTTTCAGTTAGCATTCAGTTTATGCTTCAGATGTCTGCGAGTGACTAGTGATGTTAGTGCTCCAGTTTCAGTTGTTTGGGAAGTTCGTAGACGTATCGTGGGTGTAACTGAGAATCAAGTTTTATATGCGTTTGATGGAAGTCGTGTCGTGTAGGGCGTGTTGTGTGGCGACGCCGTCGCTGGTGTTGCTGTGCAGTCTACGCGGCCGTGTTTAATTTACTTGCTCAGCACACTTTGTAGATCGTAACTCCAGATTACCACTGGGCAGAGGTGCAAACCTAATGCGGTTACACGGCAGCGGAGGGTCGCCTTCTCTGCGAGCTGGGTAGCCATAGACAGACTAAAAAACATGTGCCTGTTCTTCGATTTCGATGCGGTTAGCTAGTTGTGTACGATCAAATGACGAATGATCTGCTTGTTTTAGGTTGTTTATTTTGAGCCCCATGCTCTATTTTAAAGCCTGTTAGGTGCTAGCTGTGAATTAGAGTACATAGCTTTGTTAGCCCGTAAATATTGAAATTGCCTATCTTGTGAATCTCTTTTGCTCTTATTAATAGTGTGTGGCTAGTCTTGCTATAATATTTTGTTacgataatatttgattaagtttattttatattgactctttatttaggtatttgatttttataataatttgattttttctaagactTGATAtgaatctttctttttttttttattttaaccctaatttcaattattacttattttattttatttatactttttatttagatattttgctttccaaaccgTATGGAATCGAACTACTaacttttcataatttttaatttcggaTTTAGCTAGTTCTTTCAAAATTCATAAACTTTTGTTAGTGACCTTTGGAACTTAATCAGTTTATCAAAAAGGAATTTCATCAGTAGCTTTTGGAACTTTTGCAAGCAATTACAGGAGTTTTCGTCATTTTTGGAAATGACTTACGGAACTTTTGtcaataataattaaaaataattcaacaaaATACAGGAACTTTCCTCGAGTAATCTCTGGATTTATTCGACCGCTAGCAATTGGACACGTGAAATCAATCTAGAATATAACaattcaaagaaataaaaaaatagcataaaaAAGAGATTCGTATACATGAAATTCACAAcatgatcatgtaatttcaGTACTGAGGAGAATAGCGAGTACCTGAATATAAGGGTCGAGAGAACCATATCGTTCAGAGTAGCCGTCTATAGTAACGCTATGAAGAGAATCAAGATAGTGACTAATTTGTGAAGGGATGGAAAGAATTCTTGCATAGTACCTTAGTGTAAAGGTAGTACGATGGAGGTGACATTCGTGGTAGACGGTGATGGAGGCAACGGGTGGGCGGCGATACATCCTTTCCAGAATGCCAACGTTGTAAGTGAAGTGTTGTATGTAACGCACCCTCTGGAGAAACCTGACACGGTGGGCGAAGTACGGGAGGCGGCGCACCCTTTAGAGAAGCCCGACGGTGAATATTTGGATGATAAATATTGAGCGTCTAGGTATGAAGGTAAATAATAGaatattgaatatatttttgaaacgtatgaaagataaatatttgaCCTATaggtatggaagataaataatagTAGATTGAATGTATGTTTTGAAAGAGGAATACGATTCAATTTTACACGGTGACTGTTTGATCAACTTGAGTAAATAATAAAGAATGGTGAGATTTGCTAACTGATACATTTTTTAAAGTATAGATACatgaaattttttataataactTAGGATTGATTAGCACTAATGGAATAATATTAATTACGCAACTTGAACAATGACCATCCTCGGTGTAATTACATGACACATACACGTTACATATATTATCAATGTACAAGTGAAATAAAAAACacgatttttattttttaaataaaaaaatataaatatattcgtcagttttgaaaaattgcaaatatactTATGTCACATGTTGAAAGGACGACACGAGAGTCCGCATGGTAGCTCAGTTTCAACCAGACCCTACTAGCTATATTGGTGGATAGGTGGAGGTCAGAGACGCGCACAATCAATCTCTTATGTAGGGAGATGATGCCTACACTTGAGGATGTCTTGCTCTTGGTTGGCCTATCATGCGCGAGCCAAGTGGTGGGCCCAAGGGACATAGGTTTCTCCTGATGCAACGACATCCTGGCACAACTCGGTGTTGTTGTCCGGAGGGACGACACCCCTCTTATAGGATGATACCCGAGACCGAAACGTACCAACCTATCAAGAGGTTTATACTTCAGTTCGTGGTACGTTACTTATCTGACATTTCTTCACATGTTTAATGGTCCACCTCTACATGcttaatatttttcattttataACTTACAGGCAGATTACAAACCTCTCAGCAAAGTTCACGGCTATGGTTCTCCTGCCACTACATTCGTCACACGCTAAGCACAATGGTGGTAGCTCCTCTGGACCGTCTCACACTTGAGCCGGTGAGCACTATAGCAACAAACTCCTCCAGACCGTCTACAGTTGGGTCGATGAGCACCTTGATCCTAGCTCCTTCAGACCTTCTTACACTGATGCCGTAGAGCTAGGTATCTCTATCAAGAATACATTATGTACTTCGTTCCTTACACATTCGCAATTCGTGCTAACATGTTTTGCTCCGTAAACCACATGCATAGATCGTGGAATATGATGACATACACACGACAACGAAATACCTAGAGCAGGTCATCGGGGAGGGTACCACAGACATTTCGATTGGCTTTGATACCTTCCTCGGCTCGGGTCTTACATAGGATGAGATCAGACCCTCCCAGTTAGGCGGCGCACGTTCTGTAGGCTAGCAGCAAACCCAGGAGGACTAAGCGGCGTCAGCTCCCAATGGCCGGCCTTCATGGATAGTTATCCCGCCCGACCCGCTCACGTACTCAGTGTACCACGTAAGAGCATGAGGTCGTAGGATGCCGAGAACTTATGAGCATAAGGAGTACTTTACGAACTATATTGCATGTATCATATACTATGTACGTATTATTTTACTATATTATTATTCTACACCCAGTTTATTCTTTAGCTTCAGCATCACGACATAAGACACCAAGCAACCGGTCCATCAGTATTGCGTTgtcaaatatataaaaaacaatcaattctaaaaaacaaaatttcttttttaaaatcaatcctaattttattggaaaaaaattacaacGAGCAACAGGTAACTATGTCTGTCCACGCTGGCACGCGATGCCACCCTTTTTCCTCTTCAACGGATGACATGAgtctagatttataatttttcaaaatagacgtatatatatatacaattttttcatttaaaggaaatataaaaataaaaaaatcaggaaaacaTGCCCTAAAAGGTACATGAGAATGAGCCAGCCCACCTACGGATGAAAATGCTGACGAGTGACGAGGCCCAGTTTCCAAGCCGAAGCGGCGCGGTCGGCCAGGTGCGCGGAGATTTGGTAGGGCCGCGCGCGGGTTGTCTATTTAGCCCTCTTGTTTTCTGATGAAAGACCTGGAGTCCCGAATTCCCTATGCATCCATTAAGTGCAGAGCAAGTATAAAATTTGCTAATagtataatataaaaatattcaaaattaTCAACATAGTATATTTAACAAATAAGTttgaaatttacaaaaaaatataatataaacagttcaaatatgaaataaagtctTACATAGATATAAAAATACAATAATACAATACTTACTCTAAAAGTACTTTATGCTTTCTCATGGCCATAAAAATCTCGATTATAGAATCATCATTTACCTTACAGAAAACATCACgttcaataaatatgactaaAAAATTGTTTAATAACTTGTcgctaatatttttttctcaacttaTTCTACCAGACTCAATACTGAAAATACTCTTTCACTACTTATTGTTGCCATCGATAGAATCAATAATAATTACAATCATGATAGCTTCATGCTTCTTGCATTGAGACAATGCGTATAATAGTTGGAGTTCTAAAAGAAGTTCATCCAGAGTGTTGCAAGAAACTCAGTATAACAAACGGGTACAATATGCTACGTTTAACGTAGCTTCAGATCCGAGATCCATATTGGATTTGtagtttgtataataaaataaaattgctatacattttattttttatctaaaataaaaatcagatgACTCAACCAAATATCTTCAATTCACCTACAGTTACAGATCttggattttttaaaattagatatgaCTAGCttcaaaaaaaatccaagattTGAATCTGTGCCAAACGGTTCCATAGTCTATTTTTCCTTGTATTGTAGCATACAAATGTGCAGAAGAAACATACCAAGCTACCTAAATGCAAACAAGAGCTGCATCAGGACAACAATTGAAACGTTTGGTTGTTACACTATCCGTATCAAGATTCTTCAGATCAAGTTGGCAGTAGTACATCTCCCAACAGAACAGCATGAAAAGCACGAACTCAATTGCAAACTGATTTTCAGCAACAAATGTTCAAAATTTACCCCTACTCTCATCAGTTACGCAATTCCTAATCAGTTCGGTTATCCAAAACTGAATAAACACTACTACCTCCATTTATTTTTACTTGTCATCACCTTTTACTGTAATGAATTTGACCACCCGTTTTTTCTAAAAGGTTTATCAATAAttaaaacttttatattattaaATTCATcctgaaacaaattttattagtACTATGTATTTTCAAATATCTATAAATCTTGGAGGCGCAGACGGGCGGAGCGCGATCGATGTGCGCCGCGCACGGGGTTTGCCGAACGAACCCAACTGGCGCCGGGTTTCGGAAAGTTTGGCCCCCTCTCGCGCCGAGTGGCAGCCGAGACGCCCTAGTTTAACCTGGCTTGAACCCAGCCCGTGATCACTGATCACATGGGCACGGCCGCACGGGAGCCTGCACGGCTGCTACCGCGTTCTGCCGTGCGCCGTCACCCGGCCGCACAAAACCATTCGATCCGAGGCGCGGGGGGACCGAAGGCTGGGACCTGACTTCGGTATCACCGGTGTGTACGCTAACTTGGCAGGCCCGTAAGCTCAACTGAAGCGAAGCTCGATCAAAACCTCAGACTCGGCTGTCTAGCTTGTGCCTAGTCTAAAATAGCATAGATCATAGCCAAAAGCAATTAAGCAACCACCCTAATCGTACAAGAACGACCGGTCTCCTACCATGTAAACTCAAGGCCTAGCTCGTCGCATCATCCGGGACTGCAGAGAGGATCTTGCCGGATCCTGCCCCGCACCGAAAGCCCCAGCTCGTGCCGGCCTAACAGCCATCGTTATCCGCCGGTCCGCCCCCATCCCATCCCAAAACACCAGCATACCCAGCCGGACGAGCGACACAGGAACGCCGAAAAGACAACCCGCATCTCCAGCCCCACGACGGCAGAAAAGGCAGGGAGAGGAGGGACGCGTCGAACAGCGGCAGCACAAGCACAAGTACCTGAACAGGCCACCAACAAAGGCCAGGGCCAGGGGCTAGAGGATGGGCGAGGGGCTGAGGTCCGGCACCACCACCGCCGCAGGGCCGAAACGTGGTCCGCGGCCGGGACGTGGGGCGCAAATGACAACAAAACATCAGGCCAGCGCACCACCCCCTTTCTGGGAAACTTCCACCCACCGATCCCAAACGCACCCGTTCTTGCAGCCACCGGGACAAAGCAGATCATGGCAACATGCCACAAAGAACGATGCAGCTGGTAGCAGCAGGAGTACTATCAACACATGTCATAAAGCAGATCATAGCAAAACCCCAGACCCTTCCCTCGGAGATTTCCATGCACGAATTCAGAAGTGTTAGCGACTAGCGTCCTAGTGCACCACAGAACCACACATGATCTCTACGATCGTTATGCACGTTGTATAGACGCCCGATCGAGTCTCACGCCTAGACTCCATGTTTGTAGTTCCGTTGATTAGTTCATACGGTTACGACTTGTACATGTATAAATCTCTTGAAGATCAATGAATCAATCAATATGAGCTAAATCATATTCCAGTCTTCTACATGGTATTAGTTACCGCGTTCTACTCCTAGATCCGCACTCTATGCTCTTGCAACCTCGTCCTTTCCCTGGCAAGTCCAAGCTCTGCATCCTCATTCTCCATCCCATTTCTCTCGATATTGCTCTGGTTACAATTTCTCTATCCACCATACAACTCGTCAACAGCCGAACTCATGTTCCTATCACCTGGACCTGCAAAAGTCCAACTATTCAGCATGGGATGAATACCCTCTTCATGGTGGCTTTTCGCAAGTTTGGCTTGTGCGATCACATCGATGGCACCACCAACGCTCGCCTCTGGCTCGACGACGCTGATTGGACCTAGAACAACTACAACATCGTTTATGGCTCCACACCACCATCTCTAAGGAGATCTTCGACATTGTCCTACAGCCAAACGACTTAGCTCACGCTATCTGGTTGGCTATCGTCGTCATCTTCCTTGATAACCACATGCAACGTGTCGTTTACGCCTAACAAGAATTACATAGCCTCTTTCAAGACGACATGAGGATCGATCCAAGACTATTGTAACCGTCTCAAAACACTCGCAGACGCGCTGCGTGATGTCAGCTCCCTGGTCTACGATTGTCATCTCGTCATCAATACTCTACGCGGCCTCATCTCCAAGTTTAACCATGCCATTTCTCGCACCCCTGGAAACAAGAGTGGCACTCCGTCCTTTGTGTTCGACCCTACCTCCTTGAGGAGGAAAAGGGGCAAGCACACACTGCTGCCATGGAGGGCGCAACTGCACTATTTGCTGACAAATCGTCTGCTGCGTAGGCCTAAGCCACACCACATGCTCCCTCTAATGGCTACGGTGGAAAGAGGTCGAAGGCGAAGCAGAAAAAGGGCATGGGGGTGGCTCCTCCACCTTCAGCCATGCCTCGCAACCACCAACTTCACCATCCTTCGCTTGGTCCTCTGGAATCAACCCATGGGCTGGCATGTTTCAAGCATGGCCGCTCCCTCCGCATGGGCCTCCTCTCGCCTCGAGCACGGGTGTTCTCGGTCCCTATCCAGACACACCATCACCAAGTGCCTTCCACGCCACTGGTTCCCGATGCCAATTCGACCCTGACCGTGCCAAACTAACCAATTATATTGTGCTCATAAGAGGATTCTGCATTACATCCGCTGCTCCACATCCTTCAATCTGCAACTGCACATACAAATCTTACTGTCTACTCGAATATAGACTAGGCATGCTATCTAGACACGCACCGTTCTATCTCAAGATATTGCATGTCTCAAGATTATCTAGACATGCACTGTTCTACCTCAAGATATTGTATGTCTCATGCAACGATATTCAGACTGTAATGGGATGTTAAAATATCTTTAAGTGATTCCTACTGGGGACTAAAATTACTTCATAAAGAGATTTGCGTCACTTTCAACGCTCCaatgatttcacttcattttagaacgagattctctctcctttcattTAAAAAGGAGCAGACCTTTCACTTAAAAACGAGCAGATAAATCAGAAagaaaacaagataaaaaaagaatatagttagagataatGTTAGCGATAGTGTCCCTACGATCGTTATGCGCGTAGTATAGACACCCGAGTGACCGAATCTCAGGCGTCGACTCCTTGTTTGTAGCTCCGTTGGTTAGCTCAAACGATTGACTTGTACATGTACAAATCTCCCACACATCAATGAATCAATCAGtgtaagccaaatcatattccaGTCTTCTACATGAAGCATTAAAACTACTCAACTGAGGTACTTCACGATCATTAGCCACTGATGACTGACACGATTAAAAGGAGACGGCGCAACTGGGATAGAGTAGAATTACGCAGTGGAGGAAATGACAGATATGCCCTCCGTGGCACGGAAGGCAGGAGGTTAAGGACTAATTAGCGTGCGGGAGAGTGGGAGAGCGCCCTCGGCTGGCTGGGTTGCTAGACGCTGatcggggagggggaggagacggcggcgcGGGGCGGGGAGTCATCggtgtcgtcgtcgtcatcgtcgttgccggcgccggcgccggagccggGGTTGATTCcagcggctgcggctgcggcggcggcggtggtggtgggggaGGCGAGGTGGTTCTTGTGGTTGTGCATCCAGACCTTGAGGACCTGGCGCTTGACGCCGATCTCGTGGCAGAAGCGCTCGAGGGCGCCGTCGTCGTTGCGCTGGATGCGCCACCCCTGCTTCTCCGCGAACTCGCGCATCCGCTCCTTCTGCTCGGGGGTGAACTTGGTCCGGAGCCGCTTCCGCCCCCCGAAGCTCCCGCTCCCtccgccgaggcagtcctcctgCCGCGGGGGCGTCTCCGACCCGGCGCGGGCATGCCATGCGCCGGGGGGCACGGCGTGGTACGGCAGCGCGAGGTGCGGCGGAGCCACGGACGGGAGGAACGCCTGCAGTGCGGCGGTGTGGTGGTGGTGCGGCGCCGGCGGGGGTGGCGGGCGGAAGAACGCGGGCGCGCACGACCccacggcggccgcggccggcgcCGACGCCGCTCGGCGGTGGAAGCTGCGGTGGCACCCGCATGCGGCGCACTTGAGCGAGTCCGGCGAGGCCGGCATGTACTCGCCGCAGCCGTCGAACGCCTGCCCGCCCATGGCCGCCGCGTGGTTGCGCATGCACTCCTTGTACTTGCCGCTGCCGCTCCCATCGCTGCCCCCCTCGTAGGGCACCAGGCTCAGGTGATCCATCATGTCCCAACCAACGATCTCCCCCCGCACACTCCctcgcaggcggcggcggcggtggcctcgCCCGCGTGTGCCCGTCCGTGTGCTGCCTTCCTTCCAGGCCTGCGCTCTGCCTGGCTATCGCTTTCGCTTTAACCGTCGCTGCGACCCGGACAGGCAGGAGGGTGGCGAGGTTTTTATCCGCGCGTGGCGTCGCTGTCAGTAGCCTGCCAGGCACGAGTACGGTGATTAACAGCCACGGTTAAACCTGCGACAGTGTGATTAGCGGTCACGCGAGGCGGCGAGGACGACGTCCCGGCGCGCCGCGTTCGGGGAGGGGCGCGAGGGCGGGTAACAGCGGGGCACGTGTCGAGCCGGCACTGGAGGCCGGTAACAGTGACGTCCACCGCGAGGGCCCCGCCACGTGGGTGTGGTGGTGTGCCGTGCGGCGTCAGATGAGGCTGGGCGACGGCCGGACGGCTCCGATGCGATCGGACGGGGCGGTGAGACGGTGAGGTATGGGCTAACTGCCAGGCGGCCTCAGGATCTTCTGCGCCACGCAACGATGAACAGTCGACGAGCTCCCGATCTGCGAGCCGAGCAGCCTGTGACCAAATGC harbors:
- the LOC133888866 gene encoding zinc-finger homeodomain protein 8-like — protein: MMDHLSLVPYEGGSDGSGSGKYKECMRNHAAAMGGQAFDGCGEYMPASPDSLKCAACGCHRSFHRRAASAPAAAAVGSCAPAFFRPPPPPAPHHHHTAALQAFLPSVAPPHLALPYHAVPPGAWHARAGSETPPRQEDCLGGGSGSFGGRKRLRTKFTPEQKERMREFAEKQGWRIQRNDDGALERFCHEIGVKRQVLKVWMHNHKNHLASPTTTAAAAAAAAGINPGSGAGAGNDDDDDDTDDSPPRAAVSSPSPISV
- the LOC133888865 gene encoding uncharacterized protein LOC133888865, which codes for MRQRAAAMMNVMAIGLVLSTLAAAGVWSPAPPPSAQQHGDHVVREGRRVVIVEYERERPLSPGVKEVRVLSDHGPLVGGEGGDKVFHEAGGVVSDAAGKVAGAAEEGEEKMSDAKVSAKGGDLGAVKRCKDRLCGAGRKVEEGAKDATSRVEHGAEDAVRGAKEMISDAKDSAENKAYDAASQGKETVKSARDKIFEAAGKAKEKESDIMHGAAEAAKSAKDRVSEAAKNAKDSAEDTVKSAKDRVADIAERAEEYAEDAAERAADKAAEAEEAVKAKAGEVTKNLTDIARRAWDVASDAAAYLLGGPREAVRTATAVMHLLGFATAYGTCVWVTFVSSYVLASELPRQQLGMLQSKLFPLYFRAMAYGVGLVLAAHLLGRERSSLASRAQSFNVLAALSLILANMLLLEPKATKVMFERMKVEKEEGRGRDMADIDDPPAGSIATTATNTATAARAEAAAARTAVDGVATTGDAEMSKSRMARLNKRHKKLNSYSSLCNVLSLMALTWHLVHLARRLQTGTAC